The region GAGGGGACGCCGGCGCTCTGGAAGAGCTCCACCTCCGAGCGGCCCGAGCCCGAGTACTCGGCGGCCACCACCCGCACCCCCGAGGCCGTCCAGACCTCGAGCATCCGCGCCTGCGCCTCGTTCAGCGCGTCCAGCGTCCCCCGGGGGGCCTCCGGCGGGATCCTTCCGCCCCCCACAAAGACGACGGCGTCCGGCGGGACGCCGTCGTCCTCCGGGGCGCGCAGCAGCTCGCGGGCGGCGGCGACGTAGCTCTCGGCGAGGGGGGTGGCCCCGGCGCCGGAGGAGGAGACCTCCCGGCGGTCCGCGGGGGCCTTTAGCGTCATGGGGCCCGAGAGCTCCGCGCCCGCGGCGAGGAGGTCGCTCTGGACGTCCTGGACGACCTCCGGGTCGGCGTAGGGGCCCGAGACCAGGGCCACCCGCAGGCCGAGCAGGCGGCCCGAGACCAGGTGCTCCGCCATCCCCTGCATCAGCTGCTCGTCCTCCGCCGTGCGCTCCCTCAGGCGCTCCATCTGCGTCTGCTGGCGGTTCAGCCGGTTGCTGACGTCCGTGATCTCCGCCTGCAGGCGGGCGCTGATCACGCCGCGGTCCGCCATCGCCACCCCCAGCAGGATGCCCACCGCGAGCGCCAGGAACACGGCGACCAGCGAGATCACGTGGTATCTCAGGTCCGGCACGGCTCAGATACCCAGCAACAGACGCAGCTTGACCGCCAGCAGGCTGAAGATGTCCGCCACCCGGTCCGAGGAGTAGACCACCGCGCTCGCCGCAAAGAGCCCGGCCGCGGCCAGCGCCGCGAGCTGGGCCGCCGAGACCCGCGCCGGGTAGAGCTTGGAGACGCCCTTCGCGTCGACCAGCCGAGGCCCCACCTTAAGGCGCGTCAGGAACGTCGAGGAGGCGCCCTCCCTCCCCTTGTCCAGAAACTCCACCAGCCCCACGTGGGTGCCCACCGCGACCACCAGCTCGGCGCCGCACTGGTCGGCGATCAGGATCGCCACGTCCTCCGAGAGCCCCGGCGCGGGGAGGGTGTCGAAGCGTTCGATCCCGAGCCTCCGCACCCTCTCGGCGCCCGGGCAGCGGCCGTCCGGGTAGGCGTGGACCAGGACGCGCCGGGCCGCCGCGAGCCCCTTCTCCGAGACCGAGTCCATGTCCCCGAAGACCAGATCCGGGCGCCAGCCCGCCTCGAGCAGCGCGTCCGCCCCCCCGTCCACCGCGATGATGTAGGGCTTGAGGTCGCGCAGGTAGGGCCGGAGGGCGGCCAGGTCCTCGCGGTAGTCGTAGCCGCGGACCACCACCAGCACGTGGCGGCCCCGGATCTCGGCGGCCACCTCCCCCGGCACCGGCAGCGAGGAGAAGAGCAGATCCTGCTCCTCGCGCATGAAGGAGACCGTGTTGCGGGCGAAGCGCTCCAGCGCCGCCCCCACCGCCGCCCGGCTCTCGCGCAGCCGCCGCTCGGCGGTCTCCTGGTCCAGGCGCTCCCCGGCGGCCACCAGCCGCCCGCCGCAGTAGAGCGCGTCCCCGCGCAGCTCCACCTCGTCCCCCTCCGAGACCCGCTCGAATACCTTGCGCCCGACCCCGTCCAGGATATACACCCCGGCGCGCGCCAGGATCAGGGCGCCCTGGCTCGGGTAGGCGCCGTTGGCCGAGGGGGCGGCGTTCACCACCGCGGGCACCCCGCTCTCCACCAGCGCCTCGGCCGTCAGCCGGTCCAAATTCTCGTGGTCGACGATCGGGATCGTCCCCGGCCCCAGGCGCGGCAGTATCCGCTTGGTCCTCCGGCCCGGCACCGCCCGGCCGGAGATCCTCACCCCCCCGAGCGGCTCCCCGGCGCCCCAGTGGTGAAACCCCTTCATCCTCCCCCGCTCACCAGCAGGTTCGAGGCGTGGGCCAGCGAGACCTCGTCCACCCGGCCCGAGAGCATCCGGGCCAGCTCCCGGCGCCGCTCCTCCCCCTCCACCCGCCGGACCCTGGTGACCGTCCTCCCCGAGACCTCCTCCTTGGAGACCACCACGTGCGAGGAGGCCTCCGAGGCGATCTGCGGCAGGTGGGTTATGGTGATGACCTGGCACCTCTCGCCCAGCTCGCGCAGCCGGGCCCCGACGGCGGTGGCGGTCTCCCCGCCGATCCCCGCGTCCACCTCGTCGAAGATGTAGGTGACGGAGGGGTCCGGCTCCCGCTGCGCCAGCCGGAGGGCGAG is a window of Rubrobacter xylanophilus DSM 9941 DNA encoding:
- a CDS encoding copper transporter, with translation MPDLRYHVISLVAVFLALAVGILLGVAMADRGVISARLQAEITDVSNRLNRQQTQMERLRERTAEDEQLMQGMAEHLVSGRLLGLRVALVSGPYADPEVVQDVQSDLLAAGAELSGPMTLKAPADRREVSSSGAGATPLAESYVAAARELLRAPEDDGVPPDAVVFVGGGRIPPEAPRGTLDALNEAQARMLEVWTASGVRVVAAEYSGSGRSEVELFQSAGVPSVDNADSPAGRAAIVQLILSEDDGSYGTKETASDFFPPPPEG
- the steA gene encoding putative cytokinetic ring protein SteA; translated protein: MKGFHHWGAGEPLGGVRISGRAVPGRRTKRILPRLGPGTIPIVDHENLDRLTAEALVESGVPAVVNAAPSANGAYPSQGALILARAGVYILDGVGRKVFERVSEGDEVELRGDALYCGGRLVAAGERLDQETAERRLRESRAAVGAALERFARNTVSFMREEQDLLFSSLPVPGEVAAEIRGRHVLVVVRGYDYREDLAALRPYLRDLKPYIIAVDGGADALLEAGWRPDLVFGDMDSVSEKGLAAARRVLVHAYPDGRCPGAERVRRLGIERFDTLPAPGLSEDVAILIADQCGAELVVAVGTHVGLVEFLDKGREGASSTFLTRLKVGPRLVDAKGVSKLYPARVSAAQLAALAAAGLFAASAVVYSSDRVADIFSLLAVKLRLLLGI